Proteins from a single region of Apium graveolens cultivar Ventura chromosome 7, ASM990537v1, whole genome shotgun sequence:
- the LOC141673680 gene encoding uncharacterized protein LOC141673680: MLPIEVGSPSHRAINFYEIANEEGLKTYMELIDEVLDQAVARMEKYKEKTKEHFGKKSKVKNFQVGDLVLRDIEASDPTKTEKLMPKWEGPYKFKEVLRPGTYKVMNMDDSEVPNTWNGLRL; the protein is encoded by the coding sequence ATGCTACCCATCGAGGTAGGATCACCTTCCCATAGAGCGATAAACTTCTATGAAATAGCTAATGAAGAAGGACTCAAAACATATATggagctaattgatgaagtcctGGACCAAGCTGTAGCAAGGATGGAGAAATATAAGGAGAAGACAAAAGAACACTTCGGTAAAAAATCTAAagtcaaaaactttcaagttggagacctggtcCTTCGGGACATAGAAGCCTCAGATCCTACCAAAACTGAAAAgctaatgcccaaatgggaaggaccatataAGTTCAAGGAAGTCCTAAGGCCAGGAACCTACAAAGTTATGAACATGGATGACTCTGAAGTTCCCAATACCTGGAATGGACTACGGCTATAA